GTGTTTATAAACTGAACTACCACAGCATCTATATCTTTATGGTATTCTGCGAGACTTTGATAACCAATGACTAAACCACCGTGATTATATTCGTAAGGATATAATTCCTGTTCTCCTTCTTCAAATACAGAACCATCATTCAAGGCTCTTAGGAATGTTCCAACATCCTTTGCGGTTGCTAACATTCCAAATTCGCGTGCTTTAAAATCTTCTTCAATTCCTACGTAATAACCGCTCATCACGTCTTCCAAATCCACTTCAGTTATCGAAAAATAGGTATTGTTCAATTCTAGGGGAATTAATATTTTTTCTTTGATATAATCATTGTGATTGTGTCCTAAAACCTTATCTAAAATCCTACGAAGCAATAAATAATTCGTGTTTGAATATTCATAACCTTTGTCTGGTTTAAAGCTAGCAGGTAAGTCTAAAGCAAAATCTAATGGATTTTTGCCATTTTCTTCTTCGTTTTCCCAAAATGCTGGATTATCTGTGAAATTTGGAATACCTGAACGATGTTGAACCATCATTTTTAGTGTAATCTCTTCTACATTTTCTATTCTTCCTTTTAGTTCTGGAAGATAATCGGTTAATGATTTATCAAAAGACAAACGCTTTTCTTTGACCAATTTCGTAGCTGCTAAAGCTGTATACAGCTTACTAATACTGGCAATTTTGAACAATGATTTTGGGTCGGCTGGTATTTTCTTTTCTCTATCTTTCCAACCACCTGTGTAGAACGATGGTGGTTTTCCCACTTCGTCTACATAAACAATCATTCCATCAAACCCATGCCCAATTGCTTCATCCACTTGTTTTTGAACCGTATCAGGTAACGGTAAAATCCAAGCCTTTACTAAAATCCATGGTACAAAAAACAGGGATATTGCTGTTCCAACAAGCAATACTATGCGCACAATCAATTTGGCTTTTTTGTTTTTTATCATTTTTCTGTTTCAGTCTTCGCTCTTGTGTTTGGTTTTTCAAATTAGCCACAACGGTTTTGTATATGGCTCGTAGCGTGCAAATTATGAAATTACTTTCGGATTAAGCACGAGCCGAATTTTTTAATTTTTCTTATTACCTTTTTTCTCAATAAGCCAAATTAAAAAATTTGGCGGACTCGCAAATACACCTTAACTTCGATTAAGCAACTGACTAGCAATGAGCTATATACGTTGTTAGGGTTAGTTTTTTATCCACTCAATTGCATTTTCAGACATTTTTTTGTAGTCGTGACCTACATTTTTTATAGTGTCTATTTCCCAATTAAATGGCCAATTATTTTTGTTTTTCAATTCCTTATTAGCATTAAAAAAAGTTGTTCCACGTTCCAGTCTATGCGCTCCTTGTTCCATCGCCAAATCCGTTGTTCTGAAAGTCCCTAAACTTGGGTCATTATCTAGTTCTCCCAATAAAATAATCAATCTTTTATTGTAAGAATTTTGCAAATTTATTCCTGTATTTTGAATGCCATACGGAAATTCAAGTTTATCGTTTGGTAGACTATAAAAGCCAGAATTTGCAGAGATAGCCGTTCCAATTCTCGATTCGGGCATTAACATTACCATTCTATGCACAAATTGTCCGCCAGCAGAATGTCCAAAAATGTCGTATTGTTCGTTTGTAATATTGTTAACCGATTTAATATGGTCAAATATGTTTTCAACCACCGTGTATGCCCATTCGCTTTTTGGGTTTTTAGTTCCGAAAAAGGTAAATAGATTTCCCTCTTGATAGTCGTTAGTTGTGTATTTTGAGAACTTATTTTCGAATTCAGGCGCAATTATTAAAAGGTTATTTTCATCAGCTAATTCAATCCAAGCGTTTAGATAGTCATCTGCATTTCGTCCACCACCGTGCATAACGAAAACTATTTTGTCTTTATCATTCCAACTTTCAGGTTTGTAAGTCCACACTTTAATCGATTTTCTCTCGCTATCTTTATAAGCGTAGATAACAAAAGAGTCTATTCCGCTGTTAATTTTTTTGATTTCCGTTATTTCAGGTCCTTTTGGAAGTACATAGAGGTAAATGTAACCTGCAACTGAAAGAAGCAAAAGGATAGAGAAAGTATATAAAATTACCTTTTTTAAAATTCTAAAAGTCTTGTTCATTTTTAGTACTGTATTTTGTTTTAAATTAACCCTAACGTTGTTGTATAAGATTAGTTGCGAAGTTTAAGCACTAAAGTTAGCAAATAAATCACAAATGGAAAGTCCGCGAGGACTTTCGTAAGTAGGCTAGAACTAGCAATTAATTTTATACGGTGTTGGGCACTGTTATTTTATCGTTTTCAATTCATCATTCATTTGATTTCGGAAATAGAAATAAGTGAATATGTAAAAAGGAAGTCCTAAAAAAACATATATTAAAATGCTGCTTGAGTCATTTTTCTTTCCTATTTCTCTATAAAATTCATTTTGATTCATAAATGACTTAATTAAGAATACAAAGTATAATAGAATAGAAATCCAATTAATAATTAAAATTATTGAGGCTAATAATTCAGAGTTTCGTGTGAAAACAGAAACAAGAATATTCGTAATTAATACTATTCCGTAAAGCATAAAAGCAATTTTTGAATTCCGACTAAATAATTTATGTATTCCTTTTGCAGATTCGTAAGAGTGATTTTCAAAATTTCCAGATAATTCCAGTTGTTCTTTATTAATTCCTCTTTTCTCTAAAATTCCAAGTGCAATATTTCTCAAATCATTATCATAACCATATTGCTTATAATTTTTCACAATATCAATCAATTTTCCGTTTTCGAATGATTCAAGTTTAGAATTTATGTTTGTCATTTCTTAATTTCGTACTAATAGTGCCCAACGGTTTTGTATATGAAAAGTTGCGTTTATTTGAGCGCGATTTTTCAGGCTATTTTGTTTTTTTATAAAAGTAGTAAAATTTTTCAATGGAGTAGAAGTACAGCAATTTTTTATATACGGTGTTGTACGTAGTTTTTAACTTTTCGTTTAAACTTAATCCCATGATATGTGTCCATTCCGAAACTAAAAGGTGCTCTACCTTTAAATGAACCGATATTCCTGAAATTGAACAGAACTTCTTTATCTAGAACTATGATTGTTAATTTGTGTGTTGGAATTTTAAATATTGAAGTGACGGTGAATTCCCAGTATGATTTTTTATTTTCTCGGAGAATCCATTTTGGATTATTTGCAAAAAACTCAATCATCTTTTTGTTTTCACTCAGTTTCAATTCAGAATTTATTTTTGATAAGTTTCGGTCATTAATTTTTAACCATACAGTATATAGGCTTATCGTAATCATTATGATAACGAATAGATAGTCCTTCATGTTTAGACTCTCTAAACTAAGTCTTAATAACGAGATAATAATTAGAAAAATAACGATAAAATACCACATGAAATTTTCCCAAAAACCATCCAATTCGTCTTTAGGTAATTTTCTGTTTTCTTTAATACGTTTTAAATCATTTTTGTTCATTTCAAATTACGTACAACGGTTTTGTATAAGATTAGTGTGGGAGTTTGACAATTTGTGAATTGTCAGCCGAGCCACTAAGCTTATACTTATTTAGTATTTTTATCTTGTCGACCTAAAAATACTCAAATAAGTAAAAGCGACATAATAAAGTAACCAAAACTTTGGGCTAAACCATAAAACCCACATTAATTTTATGCGGTGTTGTAAAACGTTTTTATTTCTTTATCCTTATCGGCCAACTGTCCGAAGGCGAATTAAGATTTATTGATACATTATTTTTTTCAATTCCGACGAGTTCAATTTCAGGGCAATTTTCAGGCGTTATTTTTATCCGCTTATTTAATCGATTAGACAATTCGGTCAGAAACTCCATCAGTTTTTCGTGGTCATTTATACCATTAAATTCTCTTGGGTCAATATCGCATTCAATTTCGTCCTCCGTGAAAAAATGCGTGTTGATTTGAATATTATCTAAATAAATATTTGCAGTATTGTTCCAATCAATTTTTTTATCCCAAAATTCAATCAATCTATCAAAATTGATTTTCGTTTCAGTTTTTTGAGTGTTTTCGTTGAACCATTTAATATCAAATCTTTCATTAATGAAGTCCACAAAAATTTTCCAGTCATTTCTGTCTGTATCAGGAATGAAGATGTCTCGCCAAGAACCATCCCAAAAATAAATGTCGTTATTTAATTCTTTCCAATTCAGTTTTTCTAAATGTTTTACAACGGTTTAGTATAACCGTCAGTTACGGGTTTTAAATTACTATTTTTCGATTAAGCACTGACGCTCGCAATTCCGAGTGGATTCGGACGTAGTCGAATCCGCCGTAATTGCGGTTATACATTGTTGTAAACAGTTATTTTTTCAGCGATGTATTTTTCAATCAGTTCTTTGTCCGCTTTATTTTTTAAGATTAATAATTCATTGTTTTTATGTGTCCGATAATTCATTAAGAATTTCGTTTTTCCACTTCGAGTTAATTCCGAATATTCAAATCGATTAGGGTCAAATTTTTCTGCAATCAATTCCATTTTTTGAGTTCGGTCAAGTATTTTTTTCAGTCGTGTCACTTTTCCGCTTTTCTCGTCAATTTTTAATTCCGTATAATAAATCCAAGAAGCAAATCGATAAAGAGTGTAACCGATTAAAGTCAATATTGCGACAAAAATTCCGACTCCAATTCCGAGAAACCAAATAAGAAAAATGAATGAAGCAGAAGTCCAAATCATCAGTTCTTTCCAGTTAAATGGAATTCGGTCACTCAAAGTATGAATGTCTCCATTTTTGGAAATTCTAAAATAGTCTTCGTTTTCGTTCATTTAAAATGAGTCGTAAATTAGTTTTATACCAATTGCAAAAAGGATAAATGCACCTAAAATGAATTCAATCGTGAACGACATTCGCATATAATCTTCATTTTTTCTTTGAGCAACGAATTTCTTTCTTTCGTAATTGTACCATATAATTCCAAGTGCTATTAACAAAGCTCCAAGTAAAAATGTTAGTACCTTTTCCATAATTGTTTACAACGTTTAGTATATGGCAAGTAGGGCAGTAGAAAGCAATAAACTTTCGGATTTGCACTGAGCCAAAACGTTGTATTTTGTTTTTATCTTATTCATTTTAAAAGCCAAATCAACGATTTGGCGGTGTTTCAAATAACCACAGGACTTTCAGAAACCACTGAACGCCCTATTTGCTATATACATTGTTGTGGTGTCGTTTTTATTTTATTTCTTTAATCTTTCCAGTATTATAAAGTTCTTCGAGCATTGGTTTCAATTCCTGCCAATCTATGTCCTTACTCATTTCTTTGTATTCATTCGTACTATCTAAATACTCCTTCAAAAACCAAGCATCAATTTTCCCGAACTTTGGTGCATTCGTCAGGATTACTTCAATGTTTTGTTGTGTTTTTCTTTTATGAAATCCACATTCTCCTCCGTGAAAAGAGTAATTGACTCTTTCAGAAAGTTTACCACTCCTGGGAACCTTTTTGTTTCCTTTCCAAATTAATTCATCGTATTCCTTTTGAACAGCTATATCGTATTCAAATTTCTTCCCCAATCTGTTCATTAGTTCCATTCCTTCTGAACGATATTCGATAATAGCTTTGGCTAATATGTCTAATGTGATTTTTTTATTCATAAAACTTACCTGCATAAAGTAAAAGCGCAAAGCTCTTCCAATTAGGTTCATCCTTTATTTGTTCGCTGTCTTCACCGTACGCTTCAATGGATTCCAAAAAAGAGGAAATTGTTCCATTTTCCCAACCATTGGCTCCTGAAGAATATGGAGAAGAAGGATTTGTTTTTTCCTTCTCATCCTCATCAATTTTATCGTCTTTTAGAGCTTTTACAAATTGGAGAAATGTATCCTTTGAGTTTACTCTTTCTAATAATTCATTTAAATCCATTTTAGATGTTCACTTGAGTTTTTTCTAATGCACTACAACGGTCTGGTGTATGATTTCGTTGCGTGTTTAAGCACTAAAGTTAGCAAATAAAACACAGATAGAAAGTCCGCTAGGACTTTCGCAAGAAGACTCTAACTAACAATGAATTATACACGGTGTTAGCCTACGTTATTTTATTTCCAAATCTAATTTCTGCAATTATCATCATTGTTATGAAATAAATAAGCGGAATTAGACCAACAAGTATCCAAATCAGATGTTTTTTCCATTCAGGTTTTCTGTTAGACCATACAATTAATGGGTGAATTAAAGACCAACAAAGTGAACCAAAAACCAATACTAAATTCAGATAACTACCATATTGATAAATCCAACGATATTCGGAAATTCGAAATCTTTGCACATAATTCCCAATTAACATTCCAGTCAAACAAATCCCAATGATTATGATTGCTGTCCATTTTGGATTGTATGTTAATTTTGAAAGTTGCATCTAAATTAATCCAGCTTTTTTCATTATTCCGAGTGCTTTTTCTGTTTCGTTTGTTCCGTCGTTAAGTGAACCTGGAAGCATAATAAGTCGGCTTTTTATTTTCCCTTCATTTTGCTCAAATTCCACTTTGAAGTAACTTCTTGTTAAAAACTTTTTCGCAGGCTTAAATTCCACATTTTTTATTTTATTCCGCTCGATAATTGGCGTAGAACTCAAATTCAGGCTTTTAACTAAGCTATACGCAATATAAATTCCAATTCCGCAATAAATAGCGAATTCTATCCAGTCTTCTTTTACGATTTTTGTGAACGCTATATAGAATAAAACAATTGACATTATTCCATAAATTCCAAGTATTTGGTAAATGTTATTCCCAGTTGTCAATTCCGCTACATTTCCAACAATTCCATCACGAGTCAGAACTATCTTGTCAGTCAGAATGTGACAAAATCCAGTTTTGGTTTTAAATTTTTGTTCGTTTTCCATAATGTAGGCTAACGGTCTTGTATATGGCTCGTAGCGTGTAAATTAGCTATTAATTTTCGGATTAAGCACAAGCCAGATTTTTAATTTTTATGTTTAATTTTTTATAAATATAAGTAAATTAAAAATATGGCGAACTCGCAAATATACCTTAACTTAGTTTAAGTAACTGTCTAGCTATGAGCTATATACGTTGTTGTGTGTAGTGCTTTTGCGTACTACTTGGCTTTAAATAGTTAAATACAGTTCAAATTTGCGCGATGGCGAGACATACTCTTTTACAGTTTTGGTGAAGCTTGGATGAAGCGACTGTAAATGTGTATGGCTTTTAGCGTTGGCTTTCAGATATGTAATTGTCAATGTTTTCTATAATTTTGTTTGGCGTTAGTTTATCTTTAGGATTACTTCCAATGATATGTGGTATATACTTTTCATTTTTCAATTCTGATATAATGTTTGCTTTTGTATTTCCTTTACCAGAGTGATGAAATATTTGACCAGTAACTATGACGGAAAATTTACTTTGTCCAATTTGCAATGAGCGAAGTACGTTTGTATTTTGCAATTTACTATTATTAAAAAACTCGATTTTCCAATCCGTAGTTGATACACCAATTTTTTCAAAATAATTATTTAACTCCTTTCGAATTAGTGCTTGGTCAGTAACTTCGCCAAGAACGCAAATATTAAATGGATTATCAATTTTAATATCTTTTTTTGTCCTGTAAACAGGTTGTATTTCATTTAGTGACCTTGAAAGCGTTTCTATATTTTCTTGTGCCTCGTTCAATTGCATTTCCAAGAGTTCGCTTTTAAATTTTTCATCTTTTAATTCATCAATTGTTTTCTCAAAATCAGAGAGCCAATCTAAATTTTCCTTTTCCTTTTCTGATTGGTCAGGTTTGCTTTCAATTAACTTTTTTTGACTTTGATTATATTTTATCAACCTTTTCTCAAACGATGATTCAAATAGTTCAATTTCTTGGTCTTTTAAAGCGGTAAAGAAAGTAGGGTAGTCGTTTGGTGAAAGCATAAAGAACCTTACTGTTTCTTTATTCTCGGTTCTTTCTACATAATTTTTTCCCGCTTGTAATTTTAAAGCATTTTCAGGTTTGAAATCTTTATCATCTTTAATTTCGACGATTATCGTTTCTTTTTTAGTTTTAATCAGAAAGTCAGGATAAAATCCATAATAGAAACCATTTGTTTTCTTATATGCAATACCAAAATAGCGACTTTCTCTCTCGCCGTTTTTAAACCACCACAATATATCATCGTCAGTTCTATCAACTTCTTCAATAAAATCTATTTCTGGTTGTGAGAAATTTATCTTGCCATTTTTATTTTTTTTGACATATAATTTCTGGTCTTGATAGTTTTTTATAATAGACTTATCCGAATTTTCTACAATTTCATAATCTGTAAAAATGCTTATGCTTGACGGAATTTCCCAAGAAGTATTAACAACGACTTCATCTTCTCTTGTTGGAAGATTTGCATAAAGGTCTTTTGCTTGTTCTAATAATCTTCTAATCCTCGGATTATTACTTCGGTTCATAACCACAAGTGATATTTTATCCTCATCTCCAATATCGAATGCTTTTTTAAACCAAGTGCGAATAGATGATTTTATAACAATTGCTGAACGAGAAATAGCATAAGGCTTTGCCATTTCAGCGCAAAAGTTCGTATAACTTGATGTAATATCATTTATGTCTTTTCTAATAGATTTTTTATCGGAAAAATCCACTTCTTGCCTTTCATCTGCATCTATACCTTTAACTACTCCTTCTAATCCTACAGTTTTGTGGATTTCCTTAATGTTTGGATTTATGTCCGACTTCGTATCCAATTCTTTAGCTGAATCTAATAGACATTTTTTAAACGCTCCAGATAATCTTGTAAGTTCTCTTTTTCTCCTTATAAATTCGCTTGTAAGCTTTATAGGTTTGGAATTTATGTTTTCATCTCTTTCCATTTGTAGTTCACTCACATAATTATTTGCGAGCTCCTGAACTATTTCAAAATTGTCAGATGCAGAATATATATAACCATAATTTAATTCAGGATTGTTAACATAATGCTTTTGCTCCGGCATACGCATTATTCTACCTAATGTTTGGATATTAAAACTATAGCGTTCTTGTTTCCACTCACGCTGTAAAAAAATTAACGATGCTCTTGGGCAATCCCAACCTAAAGCAATCGCCTCTTTAAAAATTAATACGTCGACTAGACTGTCATTTGGCTTTACTTTCTCGTCAAGTTCTTTAATATCGACTCCTGAAATTCTTATTTCAAGTTTACCATTTGCAATAGTAATGTCTTGGTCTGCCAACAACCCAATAATATAATCTTCTGGGTTTGAACTGTCGGTTTGTTTTTTATTGGGTATTTGTATTAAAAGCAAAGGATTAATATTTGTTCCCTCATTTTCATACATTTTTTTTAATTGTTTTCTTTTATTTAGAGCAACCTCAAGTAAGTCTTTATTTTCACGAATTTTTTTGCTACTCGGATTAATTCTCACTTCACTTTTAATCATTCCCTGTGCAATTACTTTTGCCAAAGGAATA
This DNA window, taken from Winogradskyella sp. PC-19, encodes the following:
- a CDS encoding serine hydrolase domain-containing protein, with translation MIKNKKAKLIVRIVLLVGTAISLFFVPWILVKAWILPLPDTVQKQVDEAIGHGFDGMIVYVDEVGKPPSFYTGGWKDREKKIPADPKSLFKIASISKLYTALAATKLVKEKRLSFDKSLTDYLPELKGRIENVEEITLKMMVQHRSGIPNFTDNPAFWENEEENGKNPLDFALDLPASFKPDKGYEYSNTNYLLLRRILDKVLGHNHNDYIKEKILIPLELNNTYFSITEVDLEDVMSGYYVGIEEDFKAREFGMLATAKDVGTFLRALNDGSVFEEGEQELYPYEYNHGGLVIGYQSLAEYHKDIDAVVVQFINTTDFEGYEWNLSEIIINRIVKIIRKKN
- a CDS encoding DUF6896 domain-containing protein, giving the protein MNKKITLDILAKAIIEYRSEGMELMNRLGKKFEYDIAVQKEYDELIWKGNKKVPRSGKLSERVNYSFHGGECGFHKRKTQQNIEVILTNAPKFGKIDAWFLKEYLDSTNEYKEMSKDIDWQELKPMLEELYNTGKIKEIK
- a CDS encoding phosphoribosylaminoimidazolesuccinocarboxamide synthase, which codes for MENEQKFKTKTGFCHILTDKIVLTRDGIVGNVAELTTGNNIYQILGIYGIMSIVLFYIAFTKIVKEDWIEFAIYCGIGIYIAYSLVKSLNLSSTPIIERNKIKNVEFKPAKKFLTRSYFKVEFEQNEGKIKSRLIMLPGSLNDGTNETEKALGIMKKAGLI
- a CDS encoding DEAD/DEAH box helicase codes for the protein MKHIPYQQEYVNELTDTAIKLLNDEYREQGTIVFKAPTGSGKTYMISQSLTKLVKEQADKSYSFIWLSVNSLHEQSRESLTRYLEDEKLLECITIDDLQNNLIEENEIVFINWDSLIKKNNSFRLENELDKNLKSVVSNTREEDREIILIIDESHRTAKAEKAKEVIDEINPTLIIEMTATPSSINGSLIDIPLAKVIAQGMIKSEVRINPSSKKIRENKDLLEVALNKRKQLKKMYENEGTNINPLLLIQIPNKKQTDSSNPEDYIIGLLADQDITIANGKLEIRISGVDIKELDEKVKPNDSLVDVLIFKEAIALGWDCPRASLIFLQREWKQERYSFNIQTLGRIMRMPEQKHYVNNPELNYGYIYSASDNFEIVQELANNYVSELQMERDENINSKPIKLTSEFIRRKRELTRLSGAFKKCLLDSAKELDTKSDINPNIKEIHKTVGLEGVVKGIDADERQEVDFSDKKSIRKDINDITSSYTNFCAEMAKPYAISRSAIVIKSSIRTWFKKAFDIGDEDKISLVVMNRSNNPRIRRLLEQAKDLYANLPTREDEVVVNTSWEIPSSISIFTDYEIVENSDKSIIKNYQDQKLYVKKNKNGKINFSQPEIDFIEEVDRTDDDILWWFKNGERESRYFGIAYKKTNGFYYGFYPDFLIKTKKETIIVEIKDDKDFKPENALKLQAGKNYVERTENKETVRFFMLSPNDYPTFFTALKDQEIELFESSFEKRLIKYNQSQKKLIESKPDQSEKEKENLDWLSDFEKTIDELKDEKFKSELLEMQLNEAQENIETLSRSLNEIQPVYRTKKDIKIDNPFNICVLGEVTDQALIRKELNNYFEKIGVSTTDWKIEFFNNSKLQNTNVLRSLQIGQSKFSVIVTGQIFHHSGKGNTKANIISELKNEKYIPHIIGSNPKDKLTPNKIIENIDNYISESQR